The sequence AAGCCTTTGCATACTACCTTCAAAGAGCAGTTCTTTACTGAAAGGCTTTACCATAGGGGCATAGCAAGGGGTTATATGGGTCTTTCTAAGGGTCTTTTCCTTGTTGGTGATAGGGTTTTGATAGATGGCTTTATAAACCTGCTTAGCTTCCTCTACTTTAGGGTGGTAAAATTCCTCTGGATGAAGTTGGATATAATGCTTGTGGACCTTTTTGTCAACGGCGTGGCAAAGCTGTCCTACTGGATGGGTAAAAAGGTAAGGAACATACAGACAGGTCTTCTTAACAACTATGTGAGCTTTCTACTACTTGGTGTGGTCTTTATACTGGGTGTCATACTATACAGCATGAGGTGAAAGGATGGAAGGGTTTCCACTAATATCGGTGAGCATGATATTGCCTCTGTTGGGAGTTTTTGTGATACTCCTCGCAAAAGAGGAACTTTCTAAGTGGATAGCGGTCTTCTTCAGCGGGCTTGTGTTTGGCATATCTTTGGTATCTCTCTTCTTCTTTGACTTTTCAAGGGCGGACAGGGTGCAGTTTGAGGAAAAGTATGTCCTTATCCCTGAGCTAAACCTTAGCTTGCATTTAGGTTTTGATGGGCTTTCTTACCTTATGTATATACTTACCACCTTGGTTTCTTTGGTTGCCATCCTTTGGTCCACAAGAGACCATCAAATAAGCCACCGTCTTAAGGAATATTACGCATGGTTTTTGCTCACAGAGACTTTTCTTGTAGGTGTTTTTGCCAGCCTTGACCTTATGGTCTTTTATGTCTTTTATGAGCTTACCCTTGTTCCCATGTTCTTTGTCATAGGCATATGGGGCTACAAGCTAAGGCTATATTCCGCCTATAAGTTCTTCATATACATCTTTGTCTCCTCTTTGTTCCTTTTGCTTGGTATTGTAAGCCTTGCGGTCCAGCACTATAAACAGTTTGGCGAGTTTTCCTTTAACTACTTTGACCTTATAAACAATCAGTATGACTTTACCTTTGAGCTTTTTATGTTCCTTCTCTTTCTAATAGCCTTTGCGGTAAAAACGCCTATAGTGCCTTTCCATACATGGCTTCCAGACGCTCACGGAGAAGCACCAACTGCAGGTTCTGTGGTGCTTGCTGCGGTGCTTCTTAAGATGGGGACTTATGCCCTGCTTAGGTTCAACATAGGTCTCTTTCCAATAGCTTCTGTATACCTTATGCCCATAATGGTGCTTTGGGGTATACTTACTATAATTTTTGCCTCTTGGTTTACCATAAGCCAGAGCAATGTAAAGAGGTTTGTAGCCTACTCTTCTGTGAGCCATATGGGTTTTGTGGTAGCGGGTATGTTTCTCCTTAATGCAGAGGGTCTAAGAGCCAGCATTACAGAGATGTTTGCCCACGGTCTTACCTCCTCCGCCTTGTTTATGATGGCGGGTTTTATCTACAACAGGCTACACAGCTTTAATATGCAAGCACTTAGGGGAAGTATAAAGTTTATGCCTCTCTTTGCGGTTCTTGTTGCCATAACCGGTTTTTCCTCTATGGGGCTTCCCGGTGGTTCTTCCTTCTGGGGTAAGTTTCTCACTATCGTGGGAGCAAGGGAATATACACTACTTCTTGCCTTCTTAGTGGTTGTGGGTGCCTTCTTTAGTGCGGTCTATGTGCTATACCTCCTAAAGACCCTATACCTTGACACAAAGGAGGAAAGCAGGCTCGTTCACTTTACAGACCTAAGAGGCTTTAAGCTAAGTGCCTTCTTGCTTGTGGTTATTCCCATGCTTATGGTAGGCTTTCTACCCTTCCTATTCTTCGCTTTCTATGACCCTTACATAGACAGCCTTTTGGAGTACTTACTCTTAAGGGTAATGGGAGGTTAAGATGGAACAGCTAATAAGCATAGAATTGCCTCGTCTGTCCCTTGTCCTTCCAGAGCTTGTGGTCTTGCTTACTGGCTTTGTCCTCTTTAGCCTTGACCTTATATACAAAAGGATAAACCATGCTCTTGCCATAAGCGTAAGCCTTGTGGGTTATCTTTTGGCTCTGCTTCTTATAGTTTTCAACTGGGGTATGGAGGGAGAGACCTTTTATGGGCTTTACAAGAGAGACAGCTTTTCAAGCCTTATGCAAGCCTTTATGCTTTTGCTTACCATGTCTCTTTTAGGCTTTAATTACCTCTATTACAAAAGCAAAAAGTCTCTTTATGGAGAGTTCTACTACATTCTTAGCTTTGCCCTAATAGGTGGGATGTTTTTAGTCTCCTCCTACAACCTTATAGTTCTATATGTTGCCCTTGAGGCGGTCTCCATAGCCTTCTA comes from Aquificaceae bacterium and encodes:
- a CDS encoding NADH-quinone oxidoreductase subunit L, yielding KPLHTTFKEQFFTERLYHRGIARGYMGLSKGLFLVGDRVLIDGFINLLSFLYFRVVKFLWMKLDIMLVDLFVNGVAKLSYWMGKKVRNIQTGLLNNYVSFLLLGVVFILGVILYSMR
- a CDS encoding NuoM family protein, with the protein product MEGFPLISVSMILPLLGVFVILLAKEELSKWIAVFFSGLVFGISLVSLFFFDFSRADRVQFEEKYVLIPELNLSLHLGFDGLSYLMYILTTLVSLVAILWSTRDHQISHRLKEYYAWFLLTETFLVGVFASLDLMVFYVFYELTLVPMFFVIGIWGYKLRLYSAYKFFIYIFVSSLFLLLGIVSLAVQHYKQFGEFSFNYFDLINNQYDFTFELFMFLLFLIAFAVKTPIVPFHTWLPDAHGEAPTAGSVVLAAVLLKMGTYALLRFNIGLFPIASVYLMPIMVLWGILTIIFASWFTISQSNVKRFVAYSSVSHMGFVVAGMFLLNAEGLRASITEMFAHGLTSSALFMMAGFIYNRLHSFNMQALRGSIKFMPLFAVLVAITGFSSMGLPGGSSFWGKFLTIVGAREYTLLLAFLVVVGAFFSAVYVLYLLKTLYLDTKEESRLVHFTDLRGFKLSAFLLVVIPMLMVGFLPFLFFAFYDPYIDSLLEYLLLRVMGG